A stretch of DNA from Cryptosporangium aurantiacum:
TCACGGTGATCTGTGCCTCGGACACCCCGAACGATCGCAGATGATCGGCGATGGCCGGAGTCAGCGCCAGATATCGATCCACCGAGTGCCAGGTGCCGCGGTGCACGGTGAGCGTCGTCGCCATCAGCGCGCTCTGCGCCTTCGAGCCCCGGTAGCACGAGTGCTGCACGGCCGGGTACGGATAGGCCTTGCCCAGACAGTCGTGACACGAGTGGCCGTCGCGGAAGTACAGCCCGTTCGCACACACCTGGCGGAAGTTGTGCACGGTATGGACGACCGGAACACCGTGGGCGTGCGCGGTACGGATCACCCACGGGGACAGCAGCGGGTAGGGATTGTGCAGGTGGAGCACGTCCGGCCGCGACGACTCCAGCAGCGCGGCCAGCTCCCGCTGAGCGGTACGCGCGTAGATCGGCGAGATCGGCAGCAGCGCTTTCTGCCCCTTGGACAACGACGCGATCTCGTCCGAGCTGCGCTGGAACGGCAGCACGGTGACACCGGCGTCCGCGAGCAGCCGTGACTCGAGGTCGACGACCGTGTTCTCCCCCGACGGGTTGGCCGATACGTAGCGGTTGTGCGCTATCACGATCTTCACGGCGCGGGGCTCTCCACAGGCTTGGATACGCTGGCGGCAGACGTTACTACCCGGAGAGGACCCCTCGTGGCCACCGCCCCCTTCCACCACCCGGTCCCCCGCGACGCCCGGGTTTACATCGCCGGCCACGGCGGGCTCGTCGGCTCGGCGCTCTGGCGCCACTTCGAGTCGGTCGGCTTCACGAACCTGGTCGGCCGCCGCTCGAAGGAGCTCGACCTGCGCGACCGGGAGTCGGTGCGGGCGTTCTTCGACGAGGTCCGCCCGGACTACGTCATCGACGCCGCCGCGAAGGTCGGCGGCATCTTCGCGAACTCGACGTACCCGGCCGAGTTCCTCTCCGACAACCTGCGGATCCAGACGAACCTGCTGGACGCGGCCCACGAGTTCGGCGTCGAACGGTTCCTGTTCCTCGGCTCCTCCTGCATCTATCCGAAGTTCGCGCCGCAGCCGATCCGGGAGGATTCGCTGCTCACCGGCCCGCTCGAGGAGACCAACGACGCGTACGCGATCGCGAAGATCTCCGGGGTCATGCAGGTGCAGGCGATCCGGCGGCAGTACGGCCGCAACTACATCTCGGCGATGCCGACGAACCTGTACGGGCCCGGCGACAACTTCGAGATTCCCGGCGCGCACGTCATGCCGATGGTCATGCGGCGCATGCACGAGGCCGTCGCGGCCGGCGACACGACGTTCACGATCTACGGCACCGGCACCCCCCGTCGTGAGTTCCTGCACACCGACGACCTCGCCCGTGCGTGCCTGACGCTATTGGAGCGGTACGACAATCCCGCCCCGATCAACATCGGCGTCGGCGAGGACGTCACGATCGACGAACTGGTCCAGATGATCGCCGACGTCGTCGGCTACACCGGCGAGTTCACGCACGACACCTCGAAGCCCGACGGAACGCCCCGCAAGGTCCTCGACGTCTCCCGGATCAAGGCCCTGGGCTGGGAGCCCACTGTGGAGCTCTGTGACGGTATCCGCAGCGTCTACGAGTGGTTCCTCACCCACCAGACCACTTTCCGCCACTGATTCATATCGACGCCTGCAGGGCGCGCGCCGGTCGCTTCCGCGTCCGGCGCGCGGTTCGTCCACCGAGTCGTCCCGCTCGTTCGTGCGTGGCGCTCGCCCAGCCTCCGGTCGCTGGGGGTGTGCAGGGTTGCTGATTTCGGGTGGCGCGGCGGTGAACACTAAGCTCGCGGGCATGAGCACGTCTACGCGACCGGGCACGTTCGTGTGCTGCGGCGTCCGCATCGAAGCACTCACCCGCGAGCCCGCGGCGGCGCTGGTCGTCGACTCGCACTACGGGCAGGCGCGCCGCACCCACCTGTGCAACGCGTACACGCTCTCGCTCGCGGTGCGCGACCCGGAGTACCGCGCGCTGCTCAACGCCGCCGACGTCAACTTCGCCGACGGGCACTACGTGGCGATGGTCGGGCGGCGTCGTGGGTTTCCGGACATGGCCGCACGGGTCTACGGCCCCGACCTGATGGCCGACACCATCGACCAGGGGCGGGCCCGAGGGCTGAAGCACTACCTCTACGGGGCGTCGCCCTCGACGGTGACCGCGCTCGCCGAGAAGCTCGCCGAGCGGTTCCCCGGCGCGGAGTTCGTCGGCGTGGAGTCACCACCGTTCCGGCCGCTCTCCCCGGAGGAGGCGGACGACCTTGTCGCGCGGGTGGCCGAGGCCAAGCCGGACGTGTTCTGGGTGGGTCTCGGGACTCCGC
This window harbors:
- a CDS encoding glycosyltransferase family 4 protein, which gives rise to MKIVIAHNRYVSANPSGENTVVDLESRLLADAGVTVLPFQRSSDEIASLSKGQKALLPISPIYARTAQRELAALLESSRPDVLHLHNPYPLLSPWVIRTAHAHGVPVVHTVHNFRQVCANGLYFRDGHSCHDCLGKAYPYPAVQHSCYRGSKAQSALMATTLTVHRGTWHSVDRYLALTPAIADHLRSFGVSEAQITVKPNGVPDPGTHSQPGNGLLFVGRFSAEKGLNLLLDAWQRHPEGSLGTLRLIGDGPLLSSVTAAAAGRADIELLGRRTHDEVQDAMRSSAALVTPSTWDEVCPMVVVEALANGRPVLATAMGGLPFLVGSGSAAAGWTVPPEVDALAAVLPRVVAEAPGLATVARHRYEQKFSTTVTTAALLGVYEELIAARTVKR
- a CDS encoding GDP-L-fucose synthase family protein: MATAPFHHPVPRDARVYIAGHGGLVGSALWRHFESVGFTNLVGRRSKELDLRDRESVRAFFDEVRPDYVIDAAAKVGGIFANSTYPAEFLSDNLRIQTNLLDAAHEFGVERFLFLGSSCIYPKFAPQPIREDSLLTGPLEETNDAYAIAKISGVMQVQAIRRQYGRNYISAMPTNLYGPGDNFEIPGAHVMPMVMRRMHEAVAAGDTTFTIYGTGTPRREFLHTDDLARACLTLLERYDNPAPINIGVGEDVTIDELVQMIADVVGYTGEFTHDTSKPDGTPRKVLDVSRIKALGWEPTVELCDGIRSVYEWFLTHQTTFRH
- a CDS encoding WecB/TagA/CpsF family glycosyltransferase; its protein translation is MSTSTRPGTFVCCGVRIEALTREPAAALVVDSHYGQARRTHLCNAYTLSLAVRDPEYRALLNAADVNFADGHYVAMVGRRRGFPDMAARVYGPDLMADTIDQGRARGLKHYLYGASPSTVTALAEKLAERFPGAEFVGVESPPFRPLSPEEADDLVARVAEAKPDVFWVGLGTPRQDKFVADYTARLNCTVVPVGAAFDFHAGNKPSAPEFLQRHGMEWAYRFATEPRRLWKRYLVGNPVFIYGALTDRFRTARSERR